One window of Acidobacteriota bacterium genomic DNA carries:
- a CDS encoding biotin--[acetyl-CoA-carboxylase] ligase, giving the protein MIPTGPNLEQIADTLVLDIRRKPGQPVAFATLQKRLRLDQDTIEAALHLLASNDYRIRKGRKAVTFVAPPDRMIPLEIRYRLGTRWLGTSVHAYNTVKSTNVIAAQLAERGAVQGTIVTAERQTKGRGRLGRSWYSPPGTGIYVSIVLRPAFSPERAPGMSIMTATALADTVANYCPGEVQIKWPNDLLINGRKTAGILTELSAERGRIGHLIVGVGINVNNSAQSFPEELRKTATSLRRVLKRKVSRVELLQRFLRHFEKEYETYTRHGLQKRLGRIRRYSSLVGRQVVVKSGRSTVSGTAVDIGPDGSLIIETPKKRIPVTAGEVRLADG; this is encoded by the coding sequence ATGATCCCCACTGGCCCCAACCTGGAGCAGATCGCCGACACCCTGGTCCTGGACATCCGTCGCAAACCCGGTCAGCCGGTCGCTTTCGCGACCCTGCAGAAAAGACTGCGGCTCGATCAGGATACCATCGAGGCCGCCCTGCATTTGCTGGCCTCGAACGACTACCGCATCAGGAAGGGCAGGAAAGCAGTGACGTTTGTGGCTCCTCCTGACCGCATGATACCGCTTGAAATCCGGTACCGTCTCGGGACCAGGTGGCTCGGTACCTCGGTGCACGCGTATAACACGGTCAAGTCAACAAACGTGATCGCGGCGCAGTTAGCCGAGCGCGGGGCGGTTCAGGGCACTATCGTCACGGCCGAGCGGCAAACTAAGGGACGCGGGCGCCTTGGGCGCTCCTGGTACTCACCGCCCGGTACCGGCATCTATGTCTCTATTGTATTGAGACCCGCCTTTTCACCCGAACGCGCCCCCGGCATGTCCATCATGACCGCCACCGCCCTGGCCGACACCGTGGCGAACTATTGCCCGGGCGAGGTTCAGATCAAATGGCCCAACGACCTCCTCATCAACGGCAGGAAGACCGCCGGCATCCTCACCGAACTCTCGGCCGAGCGAGGACGTATCGGACACCTGATTGTCGGTGTCGGAATCAACGTCAACAACAGCGCCCAATCCTTCCCGGAGGAGCTCCGGAAAACGGCCACGTCTCTCCGGCGCGTGCTCAAGCGCAAAGTCAGCCGCGTGGAACTGCTCCAGCGTTTCCTGCGGCATTTCGAGAAGGAGTACGAGACCTACACTCGTCACGGCCTGCAAAAACGGCTCGGCCGGATTCGCCGCTACTCGTCCCTTGTCGGCAGGCAGGTAGTCGTGAAGTCCGGACGAAGCACCGTCAGCGGCACGGCTGTCGATATCGGCCCGGACGGCAGTCTGATCATAGAGACCCCGAAGAAACGCATCCCGGTGACGGCCGGCGAAGTGCGGCTGGCTGACGGCTGA
- a CDS encoding iron-sulfur cluster assembly scaffold protein, giving the protein MYNESIMEHFHNPRNVGEIEEADGIGQAGNPETGDVMKMYIKIADGRITEARHKTFGNAVAIAVSSMATLMIIGKTLDEAAAMTREDVSRALDGIPPDKMDCSNMAPDAVRAAIEDYRAQSTQP; this is encoded by the coding sequence ATGTACAACGAGAGCATCATGGAACATTTCCACAACCCGCGCAACGTGGGTGAAATCGAAGAGGCCGACGGTATCGGCCAGGCGGGCAACCCGGAAACCGGCGACGTCATGAAAATGTACATCAAGATCGCCGACGGCCGGATCACCGAGGCACGGCATAAGACGTTTGGCAACGCCGTGGCCATCGCGGTCAGTTCCATGGCCACGCTGATGATTATCGGCAAGACGCTGGACGAGGCTGCCGCCATGACCAGGGAGGACGTCTCCCGGGCACTTGACGGTATCCCGCCGGACAAAATGGACTGCTCCAACATGGCACCGGATGCCGTCCGCGCGGCCATAGAAGACTACCGGGCACAGAGTACGCAACCCTGA
- the mutM gene encoding bifunctional DNA-formamidopyrimidine glycosylase/DNA-(apurinic or apyrimidinic site) lyase, with translation MPELPEVETTVRGLRATITGKTIERVTLHAPPSSIVVSPSLGPVRFDSLLPGRTVRAVTRRGKNILVSLTGDITLWIHLKMTGRLTWVPAGTPPGRHDLVLFDFERDSSSNARMHLRFNDYRRFGRLRLFPDEELFKQKGLKELGPEPLEISAEQFVRLCHRRARMIKPALLDQSFIAGLGNIYADESLYHARIHPRRLITSVSRRKLMTLHGQIRRLLHKAIRLMGTSVDTYAGVDGQPGGFQRYLKVYGNEGEPCRSCGTTIVREKIGSRSASFCPRCQRLR, from the coding sequence ATGCCTGAACTCCCCGAAGTAGAAACGACCGTCCGCGGACTGCGGGCAACGATCACCGGAAAGACCATCGAGCGCGTCACCCTGCACGCCCCGCCGTCGTCAATCGTGGTCAGCCCCTCGCTGGGGCCGGTGCGCTTCGATTCCCTGCTGCCGGGCAGGACCGTCCGCGCCGTAACCCGCCGGGGCAAGAACATACTGGTCTCCCTGACGGGCGACATCACCCTCTGGATCCATCTGAAGATGACGGGCCGCCTGACGTGGGTTCCGGCCGGCACACCGCCGGGCCGGCACGACCTGGTCCTGTTCGACTTTGAGAGGGACAGTTCGTCCAATGCTCGCATGCATCTGCGCTTCAACGACTATCGGCGCTTTGGCCGCCTGCGCCTCTTCCCGGACGAGGAACTGTTCAAGCAGAAGGGGCTTAAGGAACTCGGGCCGGAACCACTGGAGATTTCCGCTGAGCAATTCGTCCGGTTGTGCCATCGCCGTGCCCGCATGATCAAGCCCGCCCTGCTCGACCAGTCGTTTATTGCCGGCCTCGGCAACATATATGCCGATGAGTCACTCTATCATGCCCGAATCCATCCCCGGCGCCTCATCACCTCCGTATCCCGGAGAAAGCTCATGACATTACACGGCCAGATCCGGAGACTGCTGCACAAAGCCATCCGGCTGATGGGCACCTCCGTCGACACCTACGCAGGCGTCGACGGTCAACCCGGGGGATTCCAGAGATACTTGAAAGTATACGGCAACGAGGGCGAGCCGTGCCGCTCATGCGGCACGACGATCGTGCGGGAGAAGATCGGGTCACGGTCGGCGTCTTTTTGTCCCCGCTGCCAGCGGTTGCGGTAA
- a CDS encoding ABC transporter ATP-binding protein: protein MSGLVLKNISKVYDGKPVLQDISLELTAGELAVLLGPSGCGKSTILRIIAGLEEPTTGEVYIDSKRVDRLRPRDRNVALVFQNYSLYPHMSVQRNLDFPLRVAGMSGKERAARVRRIAEMLGLADRLRDKPGQLSGGQRQRVALGRAMVREPAIFLLDEPLSNLDAELRMRMRHEIVRIQRNLGRTMIHVTHDQAEALTMADRIVLLNDGQLEQIGSPEDLYQRPATRFAALFIGQPQMNLIAARIDSGRLVPFGVQVPDAVAAKAAAGLLAGLRPEAIEIRGDGPLGGRIESCDYMGDEYVVRLSFKEHSLTVSNVSRPIAVGQEVRFTLEASALHYFDPDTGRNLLWA from the coding sequence ATGTCCGGGCTGGTACTGAAGAACATCTCCAAGGTCTACGATGGGAAGCCGGTGTTGCAGGATATCTCCCTGGAATTGACCGCAGGAGAGCTGGCCGTGCTGCTGGGGCCTTCCGGGTGCGGTAAGTCCACTATCCTGCGCATAATCGCCGGGCTTGAGGAGCCGACCACGGGCGAGGTATACATCGACAGTAAGCGAGTGGACCGGCTGCGGCCGCGGGACCGGAACGTGGCGCTCGTTTTCCAGAATTACTCGCTGTACCCGCACATGTCGGTACAGAGAAACCTCGATTTTCCGCTGAGAGTGGCCGGCATGTCCGGTAAGGAACGTGCTGCGCGCGTGCGGCGGATTGCCGAGATGCTCGGTCTGGCCGACCGCCTGCGGGACAAGCCGGGCCAGTTATCCGGCGGCCAGCGCCAGCGCGTGGCCCTCGGGCGGGCTATGGTGCGCGAGCCGGCGATATTCCTGCTGGACGAACCTCTGTCCAACCTCGACGCCGAGTTGCGGATGAGGATGCGGCACGAGATAGTCCGCATACAAAGGAACCTGGGGCGCACGATGATTCACGTGACCCACGATCAGGCCGAAGCACTCACCATGGCCGACCGCATTGTCCTGCTTAACGACGGACAGCTCGAGCAGATAGGCTCCCCGGAAGACCTGTACCAGCGGCCGGCCACCAGGTTTGCGGCGCTGTTCATCGGTCAGCCGCAGATGAATCTCATTGCGGCCCGGATAGACAGCGGCAGGCTGGTGCCGTTCGGCGTGCAAGTACCGGACGCGGTGGCTGCCAAGGCCGCCGCCGGGCTTCTGGCGGGGCTGCGCCCGGAGGCCATAGAAATCCGTGGTGATGGTCCCCTCGGGGGACGCATCGAATCCTGCGACTACATGGGCGACGAGTACGTGGTGCGGTTATCGTTTAAGGAGCATTCGTTGACGGTGTCAAACGTATCCCGGCCGATAGCGGTGGGGCAGGAGGTCCGTTTCACCCTTGAGGCGTCGGCGCTGCACTATTTTGACCCTGATACCGGCCGCAATCTCCTGTGGGCCTGA